The sequence CTGACCCGCAATCGAGCGGGCGAAGGCTTTGTGCCCAGTGAGTTCGCAGCCACCTATTACAGTCAGCGCGCCTCTGCAGGCCTGCTGATTTCCGAGGCTTCGCAGATCTCCCGACAGGGCCAGGGCTATCAGGACACCCCGGGGATTTACACGCAGGCGCAGATCGATGGCTGGCGCAAGGTGACCGCTGCGGTGCACGAACAAGGCGCGAAGATCTTTCTGCAACTGTGGCATGTCGGTCGTGTTTCACATGTTGATCTTCAAGAAAACGGCGCCGCACCTGTAGCGCCCTCGGCGATACGCCCGGCGACCAAAGTGTTCGTCAACAACCGTTTTGAAGACGTTTCCGCGCCGCGAGCACTGGAGATCAGCGAACTCCCGGGGATCGTCAACGATTTCCGCCAGGCAGCGGTCAACGCGATCGCCGCTGGGTTCGATGGTGTGGAAATCCACGGTGCCAACGGCTATTTGCTCGATCAATTCATCAAGGATGGCGCCAACGTGCGCACCGATGCCTACGGCGGCTCGATTGAAAATCGTGCGCGCTTGTTGCTGGAAGTGACGGCAGCAGTCGTCGCCGAGATTGGCGCAGATCGCACCGGCATTCGCCTCTCGCCGGTGTCGCCGGCCAACGGGGTGTCGAGCAGCGACCCGCAAGGGCAGTTCGATTACATCGTCGAGCAACTCGATGCGCTGGGCATCGTTTATCTGCATGTGGTCGAAGGCGCAACCGGCGGGCCGCGCGATGTCGCGCCGTTCGATTTCGGCGCTCTGCGCCAGCGATTCAAAAACACCTACATCGCCAACAACGGCTACGACCTCGACCTGGCGAACGCGCGGATTGCCGAGGACCACGCCGATCTGATCGCCTTCGGTCGCCCGTTCATTGGCAATCCCGATCTGGTCGAGCGCCTGGCGGCCGGTGCGCCGCTGGCCGGTTTCAACCCCGCCACCCTGTATGGCGGCGGTGCGGAAGGCTACATCGACTATCCGACCTTGGCTGAATGGAGCGCTAGTGCTCAGTAAGCCGAGCACCAGCGTATTTACTGCCTCTCCTTAATCGTTTTTGTGAAAAGAGATGACCCTATGAACGCCCACCCTACTGTTCTTATCACTGGCGCCTCGACCGGCATCGGCGCGGTTTACGCCGAACGTTTCGCCCAACGCGGGCATGATCTGGTGCTGGTCGCCCGCGATCTTCAGCGCCTGGAAACGCTCGCCGCGAAGTTGCGCAGCGAATACAGCGTCGCCATTGATGTGCTGCAGGCCGACCTGACCCAACTCAGCGATCTGCACACCGTCGAAACGCGCCTGCGCGACGATGCGCGCATTGGCATCCTCGTCAATAACGCGGGCGCCGCGCAGTCCGGCAACTTCATCGAGCAGAGCACCGACAAAGTGGCCAATCTGGTCGCCCTCAACACCACGGCACTGGTGCGGCTCGCCAGCGCCATCGCTCCCCGTCTGGCAAAGGCCGGTGACGGCGCCATCATCAACATCGGCTCGGTGGTCGGTCTGGCCCCGGAGTTCGGCATGTCGGTCTACGGCGCGACCAAAGCGTTTGTCCTGTTCCTGTCTCAGGGCCTGAGTCTGGAACTGTCGCCGTTGGGCGTCTACGTACAAGCCGTGCTGCCGGCCGCGACGCGTACCGAGATCTGGGATCGCGCAGGCATCGATATCAACACCTTGAGCGAGATCATGGAAGTCACCGATCTGGTCGATGCAGCGTTGGTCGGTTTCGATCGTCGCGAACCGGTGACCATTCCACCGCTGCATGAAGGTGAGCGCTGGGATGCCTTGCAGACCGCGCGGCAGGGCCTGCTGTCGCAGATCCGCCAGTCGGCAGTCGCGCAGCGTTACCTGGCGTGAGTCCGATGGAACCAATGCCTTTCGTCAAAGCCGCCAACCAATCGATTCTGGTTGGCGGCACGGCCTTCGCCTATCGCGACCTCGGCCCAAAATCGGCGGTGCCGCTGATCCTGCTCAATCATTGGGGCGCAGCACTTGACGACTTCGACCCGCGAATCGTCGATGGTCTGGCGCGAACCCGGCGCGTGCTCGCCATTGACTATCGCGGTGTCGGTGGCTCAGGCGGCACCGCGCCCCTGACCGTCGCGCAGATGGCCGACGACGTCATCAGCCTGATCGCTGCGCTGGAATTCACCAGCGTCGATCTGCTGGGTTTTTCCCTCGGCGGATTCGTTGCTCAGGACATCGCGCTCAAAGCGCCCGCGTTGGTGCGGCGCCTGATTCTGACCGGCACCGGACCGGCTGGCGGAGTCGGTATCGCCAAGGTCGGCGCGGTTTCCTGGCCACTGATGTTCAAGGGTTTGTTGACCCTGCGCGATCCCAAGTTCCACCTGTTTTTCACCACAACCACCAGCGGACGGCGGGCCGCGACAGACTTCCTGCAACGTTTGAAAGAACGCCGCAAAGACCGCGACAAGCGCCCGACACCCAGCGCTTTTCTACGGCAGTTGAGAGCCATCAAGGCATGGGGAAAACAGACGCCACAGAACCTTGGCGGCCTGCAAATCCCGACGCTGGTGGTCAACGGTGACAACGACATCATGGTGCCGACGGTCAACTCGATTGATCTGGCGAAGCGGATTCCCTACGCGCAACTGATCATTTATGAAGACGCCGGACACGGCGCGATTTTCCAGAACTACGCTGACTTTGTCAGCAAGGCGCAGGCGTTTCTCGACAACTGAACCAATCTGCTCAGGCAACCCTGCCCTCCCCCAAACAGTGAGAGCCGTATCCACCATGAAAGCTTATTTTATCGATCGTTACGGCAAGCAGAACGGGCGTATTGGCGATGTCTCCGAGCCTGTACCCGGCGCCCATGACGTGCTGATTGAAGTCCATGCAGCCAGCGTCAACGTACTCGATTCAAAGATTCGCAGCGGCGAGTTCAAACTGATTCTGCCGTACTCATTCCCCTTGGTGCTGGGCAACGATTGTGCCGGCGTGGTGATTGCGGTTGGCGCAGCGGTCAAGGGGTTCAAGCCCGGCGACGCGGTGTATGCACGCGTGCCCGAACAGCGAATCGGCACCTTCGCCGAGCGAATCGCCGTCGAGCAAAACGCCGTGGCGTTGAAGCCAGCCAACCTCAGCATGGAACAGGCCGCTGCGATTCCTTTGGTCGCCCTGACAGCCTGGCAAGCATTGGTCGACATCGCCCGTTTGCAAAAGGGTCAGAAGGTCCTGATTCACGCCGGTTCCGGCGGTGTCGGAACAATCGCCATTCAACTGGCCAAGCGCCTCGGCGCTGTTGTCGCGACCACCACCAGCACCGCGAATGTCGAATGGGTTAAAGCGCTGGGCGCAGATGTGGTGATTGATTACAAACAGCAGCACTTCGAGGAGGAACTGCGCGACTACGACGTGGTGCTGAACAGCCTCGGCTCCGACGTTCTGGAAAACTCGCTCAAGGTACTCAAACCGGGTGGTCAGCTGATTTCCATATCAGGCCCGCCAACTGCCGAGTTCGCCAAGGCGCAGGGCCTGGCCTGGCCGCTGCGGCAAGTCATGCGCTTGTTGAGCCTGAGCATTCGGCGCAAGGCGCGCAAGCAGGATGTCCGTTACAGCTTCCTGTTTATGCGGGCCAACGGTGCACAACTGCAAGAAATCACCACCCTGATTGAAGCCGGCGAAATAAAGCCCGTGCTGGATCGCACCTTCGCCTTCGAGTCAGCGGGCGAAGCCCTGACTTACGTCGAACAGGGCCGTGCGAAAGGCAAGGTAATCGTGCAGATCAAATAGTTGCCTGCCTGAAATCATCTGGCGAAAGACCCATGGATAATGTTGCCTGCGACACCGAAAAGCTCCCCGCGAACGAACAGCAAGACACGGAGAACAAACACTCACCTGAACCCGCGAACCACGAGACGCCCGACCCCAAGCAGGACAACGCGATACTGGGTGTTGCTCCGATCATCTGGCGGCCCTTGATGCTTGAGCCCTAAGTGTTCAACGGCGATTGCGGCGTATCCGGATTGAGTTGCCGGCGGCGAAACTGTCCCGGCGGCTGACCGTGAATCTGGCGAAAGCGTCGCGAGAAATACGCCTCGTCAGCGAAGCCGCACAACCGCGCCACCTCGCCCACCGAGCGCGTGCTGTTGAGCAGGAAATTGCGGGCCGCGTGCATCCTGCGTTCGAGCACCAGTTCGGTGAAGGTCTTGCCGATCTCCTTGCGCAACCAGTGCGTCAGATAGGTCGGCGACAGGTACGTCGCCGCAGCCACCTTGATCAGATTGAGATCGGGATCGGCAATATTCTTGCGCAAGTACTCGAACATGCGGCCCAGCGCATCCCGGCGGCTGACCTCGGCCGCATTCTCTTCGGCCAGGCGCTTGAGTGGCTCGGCGTAAAGGAAACACACGCTGCCAATCAGTTGCAGCAACAAGCCTTTGAGCATCTCGCGCGTACCAAACTGACGGTTCTCGTCCAGCGTGCGCATCTGCTCAATCAAGGCACAGACCTTGGCGAAGTCCTCATCCTCGAGAATGAAATCCAGATGCTCCTGAAAGCGGAATGGCGATAACTCCGGCGCCAGCAGGATCGACACTTCTTCCAGATCCATCGGGTCGCACTGCAAATGCGGCAACAGGAAGGTCTGGGAAAAATTGATCACCATGAAATTGCTGTCCGCTGGATGCGGGATCACATGCACTCGGTGCGGCAGGATGAATGCCAGGGTGTTGCGCGGGAACGGACGCTCGACGTTGCCGATGT comes from Pseudomonas sp. RU47 and encodes:
- a CDS encoding SDR family NAD(P)-dependent oxidoreductase codes for the protein MNAHPTVLITGASTGIGAVYAERFAQRGHDLVLVARDLQRLETLAAKLRSEYSVAIDVLQADLTQLSDLHTVETRLRDDARIGILVNNAGAAQSGNFIEQSTDKVANLVALNTTALVRLASAIAPRLAKAGDGAIINIGSVVGLAPEFGMSVYGATKAFVLFLSQGLSLELSPLGVYVQAVLPAATRTEIWDRAGIDINTLSEIMEVTDLVDAALVGFDRREPVTIPPLHEGERWDALQTARQGLLSQIRQSAVAQRYLA
- a CDS encoding NADP-dependent oxidoreductase; translation: MKAYFIDRYGKQNGRIGDVSEPVPGAHDVLIEVHAASVNVLDSKIRSGEFKLILPYSFPLVLGNDCAGVVIAVGAAVKGFKPGDAVYARVPEQRIGTFAERIAVEQNAVALKPANLSMEQAAAIPLVALTAWQALVDIARLQKGQKVLIHAGSGGVGTIAIQLAKRLGAVVATTTSTANVEWVKALGADVVIDYKQQHFEEELRDYDVVLNSLGSDVLENSLKVLKPGGQLISISGPPTAEFAKAQGLAWPLRQVMRLLSLSIRRKARKQDVRYSFLFMRANGAQLQEITTLIEAGEIKPVLDRTFAFESAGEALTYVEQGRAKGKVIVQIK
- a CDS encoding helix-turn-helix transcriptional regulator; its protein translation is MSSLSRIPTYVMQQRSELTDFYIRDKKGRRAETSPHRHEYFQIQINLGGDTVQHIGNVERPFPRNTLAFILPHRVHVIPHPADSNFMVINFSQTFLLPHLQCDPMDLEEVSILLAPELSPFRFQEHLDFILEDEDFAKVCALIEQMRTLDENRQFGTREMLKGLLLQLIGSVCFLYAEPLKRLAEENAAEVSRRDALGRMFEYLRKNIADPDLNLIKVAAATYLSPTYLTHWLRKEIGKTFTELVLERRMHAARNFLLNSTRSVGEVARLCGFADEAYFSRRFRQIHGQPPGQFRRRQLNPDTPQSPLNT
- a CDS encoding alpha/beta fold hydrolase: MEPMPFVKAANQSILVGGTAFAYRDLGPKSAVPLILLNHWGAALDDFDPRIVDGLARTRRVLAIDYRGVGGSGGTAPLTVAQMADDVISLIAALEFTSVDLLGFSLGGFVAQDIALKAPALVRRLILTGTGPAGGVGIAKVGAVSWPLMFKGLLTLRDPKFHLFFTTTTSGRRAATDFLQRLKERRKDRDKRPTPSAFLRQLRAIKAWGKQTPQNLGGLQIPTLVVNGDNDIMVPTVNSIDLAKRIPYAQLIIYEDAGHGAIFQNYADFVSKAQAFLDN
- a CDS encoding alkene reductase; this translates as MTDQNLFTPYTLGSLTLANRIVLAPLTRNRAGEGFVPSEFAATYYSQRASAGLLISEASQISRQGQGYQDTPGIYTQAQIDGWRKVTAAVHEQGAKIFLQLWHVGRVSHVDLQENGAAPVAPSAIRPATKVFVNNRFEDVSAPRALEISELPGIVNDFRQAAVNAIAAGFDGVEIHGANGYLLDQFIKDGANVRTDAYGGSIENRARLLLEVTAAVVAEIGADRTGIRLSPVSPANGVSSSDPQGQFDYIVEQLDALGIVYLHVVEGATGGPRDVAPFDFGALRQRFKNTYIANNGYDLDLANARIAEDHADLIAFGRPFIGNPDLVERLAAGAPLAGFNPATLYGGGAEGYIDYPTLAEWSASAQ